One part of the Sardina pilchardus chromosome 5, fSarPil1.1, whole genome shotgun sequence genome encodes these proteins:
- the crebzf gene encoding CREB/ATF bZIP transcription factor isoform X2, producing MTMVTRKRGRSSNSSCPSMGVQLYSPDVTDDVKPSFVETDTHRDILFEDSSSPSEDLELFGLEDFSWVLDKDALPSLGDIDTLCELKDDDDSTDQHFSVGGQNSQRKSTLDVSSRGMNKNAIAARINRLKKKEYVGGLEKKVGLLTTENQILKQENGHLNKRVEELENETRYLRAVLANDSMLGQLLSRLSGVNGMKFSTSLFQGSETNDHDYAIPKKRVKAEEGQTSGGVCLHVDKDHVSVEFCTKCAESASAALKMWLPATQDERISWLRDCSQEMRGHHKPIGYAVRS from the exons ATGACAATGGTGACCAGGAAGAGAGGCAGGTCCTCAAACAGCTCCTGCCCCAGCATGGGTGTACAGCTATACAGCCCTGATGTCACCGATGATGTAAAGCCATCATTTGTCGAAACAGATACTCACAGAGACATTTTATTCGAGGACAGCAGTTCTCCCAGCGAGGACCTGGAGTTGTTTGGTTTGGAAGATTTCAGCTGGGTGCTTGACAAGGATGCGCTGCCTTCCCTTGGAGACATCGATACATTGTGTGAGCTTAAAGATGACGACGACTCCACAGATCAACACTTTTCGGTGGGTGGGCAGAACTCGCAGAGGAAGTCAACGTTGGATGTCTCAAGTCGTGGGATGAACAAGAATGCAATTGCAGCCCGAATTAATCGCctgaagaaaaaagaatacGTCGGTGGCCTAGAGAAGAAAGTGGGTTTGCTGACAACAGAAAACCAGATCCTCAAACAAGAAAATGGACACTTGAACAAGCGAGTGGAAGAGTTGGAAAATGAGACTAGGTACCTGAGAGCTGTTTTGGCCAACGACAGCATGTTAGGTCAACTGTTATCTAGATTGAGCGGTGTGAACGGCATGAAATTTTCTACTTCACTTTTCCAGGGTTCAGAGACGAATGACCACGACTATGCCATACCCAAAAAGAGGGTGAAGGCGGAAGAGGGACAAACGTCTGGTGGCGTCTGTTTGCATGTGGACAAGGACCATGTCTCTGTGGAATTCTGCACTAAATGTGCAGAAAGTGCGAGCGCAGCACTTAAAAT GTGGTTGCCTGCTACCCAGGATGAGAGGATATCTTGGCTCCGTGATTGCAGTCAAGAGATGAGAGGACATCACAAACCGAT TGGATATGCTGTGAGAAGCTGA
- the sytl2a gene encoding synaptotagmin-like protein 2 isoform X1, whose amino-acid sequence MRHDMEEGSKDHERNTSLESKSSEKANSSESKIMLKPSPKPRRGLLAFFSRAEVKEVEDESSYSAQDKEAACQDVPLVLSEEQATLTPEMMRSEQEGLGISAVHSTSQRTLCNVKEKCDQKELLSSANLKSLEGRAGRKSNIPVRNKGTLASRQGYQCALKTEYESPKVGQNVFSDKIDSSSKGHKQEDEGRPSQFDTTNMNNSQSVESLNEEQHRRSCISVKPTFGGGTSLNDDSVSSVSYERLESLSQEADSTDAPQEHETAMHHPSLSPGKEQDMHTYTPPLKLSMSQQEGKAILIKNLRALWEEEKTKYNLGVTKAKVTSDIQAEQSEVASPRDSREKVNASQHDIQAVVSDLRQDHEPKEREIVTENKPQSQWMEDSLKEIGTLHETKKLSPSPETKLSCATNPNQIVNLYTDKSTPRSQRKSQTKAHSPKGQSKIPCRSSKKTRLDRSPLKTYAIDIGAERTDGSISEDHSTTSVKHTRRPSAEETQLQLEQSKRCDNEDMAYSPAKRRRSEQRQLTTCTDEQVQPRDSSTPESARQRTRQSSSGNIQLGQNSPRKMSPEDVGEVKQYGSPSHHGRRTARGQSFGRTFKVREKDVVKDPEARSLASLDRQHYVSVSEQMHVPVFFDRSGKSRIQAEDIAPEEVMGKVSNDSSPSHHSHQSSLELGSSWSSTPEPWSYSWASSAYDSKDTSPVQTMLKRASRPMSLSKSLEDITTMPAREERMRTDQRSDLMLSANDVSVAPSSPTSAPDPEQMKRMSASVPAFLQQESYDRDSDCTSENSFYSPYRPHMRNSHTNHSFSSGMASMSSSVSGSVMSIYSGDFGSVDVKGTIQFAMNYVEKLGEFHIFVVQCRDLAVAEPKRNRSDPYVKCYLLPDKAKLGKRKTGVKKKTLNPTFNEILRYKISLDTLRITMLNLSVWHNDNFGRNSFLGEVDVDLREWSISDTQMKDYLLRPRVVTRPSTTETRGDMRVALRFLPQVTQSKRSSKAGEVQIWVRECKNLPVVRGVIIDPFVKCTVLPDTSRKGRQKTRVAKKTADPVFNHTMVYDGFKPEDLREACVELTVWDHDRLSNHFLGGLRLGLGTGKSYGSEVTWMDSTSDEATLWNRMMISQGEWVEDVLPLRMLMMAK is encoded by the exons ATGAGACATGACATGGAAGAAGGAAGCAAAGATCATGAGCGCAACACTAGCCTAGAGAGTAAGTCATCGGAGAAGGCAAATTCATCTGAAAGCAAGATAATGCTGAAACCTTCACCGAAGCCCAGGAGAGGACTACTAGCATTTTTCTCAAGAGCAGAGGTGAAGGAAGTTGAAGATGAATCATCTTACTCTGCTCAGGATAAGGAGGCTGCATGCCAAGATGTTCCACTGGTGTTGAGCGAGGAACAGGCCACCTTGACTCCAGAGATGATGAGGAGCGAACAAGAGGGATTAGGTATTTCAGCTGTTCACTCAACCAGTCAGAGAACTCTTTGTAATGTGAAAGAGAAATGTGATCAAAAGGAATTACTCTCATCAGCCAACTTAAAGTCTTTAGAGGGAAGAGCAGGTAGGAAATCTAATATTCCTGTCAGGAATAAGGGGACATTGGCTTCAAGGCAGGGATACCAGTGTGCTCTAAAAACAGAATATGAAAGCCCCAAGGTAGGACAGAATGTGTTTTCAGACAAAATTGATAGCTCATCCAAAGGCCACAAACAGGAGGACGAAGGCAGACCTTCACAATTTGACACAACAAATATGAACAATTCACAGAGTGTAGAGAGTCTTAACGAGGAGCAGCACAGAAGATCATGTATTTCTGTTAAGCCAACCTTTGGGGGAGGAACCTCCCTAAATGATGACAGTGTCAGTTCTGTGAGTTATGAAAGATTAGAAAGCTTGTCACAGGAAGCTGATAGCACTGATGCCCCTCAAGAACATGAAACAGCCATGCATCACCCATCATTGAGCCCTGGGAAAGAGCAAGACATGCATACTTACACTCCCCCTTTAAAACTGTCTATGAGTCAACAGGAGGGTAAAGCCATTCTTATCAAAAATCTTAGAGCTCTttgggaggaagagaaaacTAAATATAATCTTGGTGTCACAAAAGCAAAGGTGACTTCTGACATCCAAGCAGAACAAAGTGAAGTGGCATCTCCTCGAGATTCTAGAGAAAAGGTCAATGCATCTCAACATGACATTCAAGCAGTAGTTTCAGACCTACGTCAGGACCATGAACCaaaggaaagagagattgtGACAGAAAACAAACCACAATCGCAGTGGATGGAAGACTCCCTTAAAGAAATTGGTACACTCCATGAGACTAAGAAGCTGTCACCCTCACCTGAGACAAAATTATCTTGCGCCACAAACCCAAACCAAATTGTCAATTTGTATACTGATAAATCAACCCCCAGAAGCCAACGGAAAAGTCAAACTAAAGCCCATAGTCCAAAAGGCCAATCAAAGATTCCTTGCAGAAGCTCAAAGAAAACCAGGCTTGACCGCTCTCCTTTGAAAACCTATGCCATTGATATTGGAGCTGAAAGAACAGATGGGAGCATATCAGAGGACCATTCAACAACTTCCGTAAAACATACAAGAAGACCTTCTGCTGAAGAGACACAATTGCAACTTGAGCAATCTAAAAGGTGTGACAACGAAGATATGGCCTATTCTCCAGCGAAGAGAAGGCGATCTGAGCAGAGACAACTAACAACCTGCACTGATGAGCAAGTTCAGCCGCGTGATAGCAGTACCCCAGAGTCTGCAAGGCAACGCACAAGGCAATCCAGCTCAGGTAATATCCAACTGGGTCAGAACAGCCCTAGAAAAATGTCCCCTGAAGATGTTGGAGAAGTTAAGCAATATGGGTCCCCCTCACACCATGGTAGGAGAACTGCTAGAGGTCAAAGTTTTGGACGCACCTTTAAAGTCAGAGAAAAGGACGTAGTTAAAGACCCAGAAGCAAGATCTTTAGCTTCTCTGGACCGTCAGCATTATGTTAGTGTTTCAGAGCAGATGCACGTCCCAGTATTCTTTGACAGATCAGGCAAGAGCAGAATCCAGGCAGAGGATATCGCCCCAGAGGAAGTCATGGGTAAAGTGAGTAATGACAGCTCACCATCCCACCACTCCCACCAGAGCTCACTGGAGCTTGGCTCTTCCTGGAGCAGCACCCCTGAACCATGGTCTTACTCCTGGGCAAGTTCAGCCT ATGATAGTAAGGACACAAGCCCGGTTCAGACCATGTTGAAACGAGCTTCAAGGCCAATGTCTTTATCGAAAAGTTTGGAGGACATTACAACAATGCCAGCTC GAGAGGAAAGAATGAGGACGGACCAGAGGAGCGACCTAATGCTTAGCGCGAACGATG TTTCTGTCGCCCCTTCGTCGCCTACGTCTGCCCCAGACCCGGAACAGATGAAGAGGATGAGCGCATCAGTTCCTGCATTCCTGCAGCAGGAG AGTTATGACAGAGACAGTGACTGCACGTCAGAGAACAGCTTTTACTCACCATACAGACCCCATATGAGGAACTCACACACTAACCATAGCTTCAGTTCTGGCATGGCATCAATGTCGTCTTCT GTCAGTGGCAGCGTCATGAGCATCTACAGTGGTGATTTTGGCAGTGTGGACGTAAAAGGGACCATACAGTTTGCCATGAATTATGTGGAAAAGCTGGGAGAGTTTCACATCTTTGTTGTCCAATGCAGAGATCTAGCAGTGGCAGAGCCTAAAAGAAACCGGTCTGATCC gtatgtaaagtgttacctttTGCCTGACAAAGCAAAGTTGGGAAAGAGGAAAACAGGTGTAAAAAAGAAGACTTTGAATCctactttcaatgaaatcctaAGG TACAAGATCTCCCTTGACACTCTGAGGATTACTATGCTGAACCTCTCTGTATGGCACAATGACAACTTTGGGAGAAACAGCTTTCTTGGAGAGGTGGATGTTGACTTGAGAGAGTGGAGCATCTCTGACACTCAGATGAAGGATTACTTGCTGAGACCACGG GTTGTCACTCGCCCCAGCACGACTGAAACGAGAGGTGACATGAGAGTAGCTTTACGCTTTCTCCCTCAGGTAACACAGA GCAAGAGATCTTCTAAGGCAGGTGAAGTGCAAATCTGGGTGAGAGAATGCAAGAACCTGCCTGTTGTTAGAGGGGTAATCATTGATCCTTTTGTCAAATG CACAGTGCTCCCTGATACAAGCAGGAAAGGTCGGCAGAAGACACGGGTGGCAAAGAAAACTGCTGATCCAGTGTTTAATCACACTATGGTTTATGACGGCTTCAAGCCCGAGGACCTCCGAGAAGCCTGCGTGGAGCTCACTGTGTGGGACCATGACAGGCTTAGTAACCACTTCTTGGGAGGCCTCAGGCTAGGTCTTGGAACAG GAAAAAGTTATGGCTCTGAAGTTACCTGGATGGACTCCACCTCTGATGAAGCAACACTGTGGAACCGAATGATGATTTCTCAGGGTGAATGGGTGGAAGATGTCTTACCACTGAGAATGTTAATGATGGCAAAATAA
- the crebzf gene encoding CREB/ATF bZIP transcription factor isoform X1: MTMVTRKRGRSSNSSCPSMGVQLYSPDVTDDVKPSFVETDTHRDILFEDSSSPSEDLELFGLEDFSWVLDKDALPSLGDIDTLCELKDDDDSTDQHFSVGGQNSQRKSTLDVSSRGMNKNAIAARINRLKKKEYVGGLEKKVGLLTTENQILKQENGHLNKRVEELENETRYLRAVLANDSMLGQLLSRLSGVNGMKFSTSLFQGSETNDHDYAIPKKRVKAEEGQTSGGVCLHVDKDHVSVEFCTKCAESASAALKMWLPATQDERISWLRDCSQEMRGHHKPMYVPHSFLERCRSSLVER; encoded by the exons ATGACAATGGTGACCAGGAAGAGAGGCAGGTCCTCAAACAGCTCCTGCCCCAGCATGGGTGTACAGCTATACAGCCCTGATGTCACCGATGATGTAAAGCCATCATTTGTCGAAACAGATACTCACAGAGACATTTTATTCGAGGACAGCAGTTCTCCCAGCGAGGACCTGGAGTTGTTTGGTTTGGAAGATTTCAGCTGGGTGCTTGACAAGGATGCGCTGCCTTCCCTTGGAGACATCGATACATTGTGTGAGCTTAAAGATGACGACGACTCCACAGATCAACACTTTTCGGTGGGTGGGCAGAACTCGCAGAGGAAGTCAACGTTGGATGTCTCAAGTCGTGGGATGAACAAGAATGCAATTGCAGCCCGAATTAATCGCctgaagaaaaaagaatacGTCGGTGGCCTAGAGAAGAAAGTGGGTTTGCTGACAACAGAAAACCAGATCCTCAAACAAGAAAATGGACACTTGAACAAGCGAGTGGAAGAGTTGGAAAATGAGACTAGGTACCTGAGAGCTGTTTTGGCCAACGACAGCATGTTAGGTCAACTGTTATCTAGATTGAGCGGTGTGAACGGCATGAAATTTTCTACTTCACTTTTCCAGGGTTCAGAGACGAATGACCACGACTATGCCATACCCAAAAAGAGGGTGAAGGCGGAAGAGGGACAAACGTCTGGTGGCGTCTGTTTGCATGTGGACAAGGACCATGTCTCTGTGGAATTCTGCACTAAATGTGCAGAAAGTGCGAGCGCAGCACTTAAAAT GTGGTTGCCTGCTACCCAGGATGAGAGGATATCTTGGCTCCGTGATTGCAGTCAAGAGATGAGAGGACATCACAAACCGATGTACGTTCCCCACTCCTTCCTTGAGAGATGCAGAAGCTCCTTAGTCGAGAGATAG
- the crebzf gene encoding CREB/ATF bZIP transcription factor isoform X3 codes for MTMVTRKRGRSSNSSCPSMGVQLYSPDVTDDVKPSFVETDTHRDILFEDSSSPSEDLELFGLEDFSWVLDKDALPSLGDIDTLCELKDDDDSTDQHFSVGGQNSQRKSTLDVSSRGMNKNAIAARINRLKKKEYVGGLEKKVGLLTTENQILKQENGHLNKRVEELENETRYLRAVLANDSMLGQLLSRLSGVNGMKFSTSLFQGSETNDHDYAIPKKRVKAEEGQTSGGVCLHVDKDHVSVEFCTKCAESASAALKIFSLGGCLLPRMRGYLGSVIAVKR; via the exons ATGACAATGGTGACCAGGAAGAGAGGCAGGTCCTCAAACAGCTCCTGCCCCAGCATGGGTGTACAGCTATACAGCCCTGATGTCACCGATGATGTAAAGCCATCATTTGTCGAAACAGATACTCACAGAGACATTTTATTCGAGGACAGCAGTTCTCCCAGCGAGGACCTGGAGTTGTTTGGTTTGGAAGATTTCAGCTGGGTGCTTGACAAGGATGCGCTGCCTTCCCTTGGAGACATCGATACATTGTGTGAGCTTAAAGATGACGACGACTCCACAGATCAACACTTTTCGGTGGGTGGGCAGAACTCGCAGAGGAAGTCAACGTTGGATGTCTCAAGTCGTGGGATGAACAAGAATGCAATTGCAGCCCGAATTAATCGCctgaagaaaaaagaatacGTCGGTGGCCTAGAGAAGAAAGTGGGTTTGCTGACAACAGAAAACCAGATCCTCAAACAAGAAAATGGACACTTGAACAAGCGAGTGGAAGAGTTGGAAAATGAGACTAGGTACCTGAGAGCTGTTTTGGCCAACGACAGCATGTTAGGTCAACTGTTATCTAGATTGAGCGGTGTGAACGGCATGAAATTTTCTACTTCACTTTTCCAGGGTTCAGAGACGAATGACCACGACTATGCCATACCCAAAAAGAGGGTGAAGGCGGAAGAGGGACAAACGTCTGGTGGCGTCTGTTTGCATGTGGACAAGGACCATGTCTCTGTGGAATTCTGCACTAAATGTGCAGAAAGTGCGAGCGCAGCACTTAAAAT TTTTTCCCTAGGTGGTTGCCTGCTACCCAGGATGAGAGGATATCTTGGCTCCGTGATTGCAGTCAAGAGATGA